CCGTCGCCCTCGCTTGCGCCCCGTGTGGTCCTGAGCGGAACCGTCGAGGTGCCGGCGGAGGACAGCGCGGCTTACCGACTCGCGGCCGCCGATACCGAGGCGCCCGTCAGGTTGCGTCCCGCCGGCAATGTACGCGTGTTCCTGGCGGACGGCGCAGGGGCTGCGTTGCCCGGCATTGCGGAGGAGCGAACCGATGCGCAAGGCCGCTACACCTTCCAGAAGGTGCCGCCTGGCTACAGCTACATGGTCGTCGCTGAAACGCCGCAGGCAAGCGGAAAAACGGCTCAGTTCCGCACCCTGGTCAAGGTGACGGACCTGGGCGCCAGCGCGGCCATCGACCCCGCCACCACCATGGTGACCTCGGCCGTGCTCGAAGGCTTGCCCGGCGGCGACATGGGGGAATTGAACCCGGCGCGCTTCCAGACGTTGCGGACGCGGGTGGCGGGGGCCTTGCGCGCGGGCAAGCTGCCGGACTTCAGCAACCCGGTGCAGGTGCGAGAGAGCTTGCGCCAACTGGTTCAGCAGAACCAAGAAATCTTGAGCACGCTGAGCCAGATGCAGCAGGAGCTGCGGGCGGTAACACAGAAAATGGACGCCTTGCAGGCCGAGCTCGCGCGCGAGGCATCGGCCACGCCCACAACCGCGATCGCCACCCCCACGGGGGCGATCGCCACGCCGACGTCCGCCCCCGCGTCACCGGCCACGCCGAATGCGACAGCTGCGCCGAAGGGAAGCGACACCCCTGCCATCAGCAGTCCCCTGCCGTCGCCTTCCAAAAATCCGGGCCAGTCGCCTGTCGTGGTGCCCAAAGCCGACGACTTCCTGTGGGAACGCCCCCCGGTCACGGCCGCGGGCGTCACCTATCGCACCTTCAACAGTGCGACGGTGGGTGGAAAGGTCAGCTACCACATCTACACCCCGCCGACCTACCAGACCGAAACGACCAGACGCTTTCCGGTGCTGTACTGGCTGCACGGCACGGGAGGCGGCGATGCAGGCCTGGCGCCCTTCACCAAGATCGTCGACGATGCCATCAAGGCCAGAAAGATTCCACCGATGCTGGTGGTTTACCCCAACGGGCTGCCCCGCAGCCAATGGGTGAACAGCTTCGATGGGGCCCGCAAGGTGGAGACCATGGTGATTCAGGACCTGATTCCTGAGATCGACCGGCAGTTCCGCACCAAGGCCGAGCGAGCGGGGCGCGTGATCGAAGGCTTCAGCATGGGCGGCTACGGCGCGGGCCGGCTGGGCTTCAAGTACCAACAGCTGTTTGCCGGCATCTCGATGTTCGCGGGTGGCCCCCTGGACCTGGAATTCGAGGGAGCCCGGGCCGATACGGATCCGGAGGCCCGTGCCTTTCTGATGACCTATGTTTTCGGCAGCATGGACTATTACGTGGCCGTCAGTCCCTGGCGT
This genomic stretch from Candidatus Sericytochromatia bacterium harbors:
- a CDS encoding alpha/beta hydrolase-fold protein, translated to PSPSLAPRVVLSGTVEVPAEDSAAYRLAAADTEAPVRLRPAGNVRVFLADGAGAALPGIAEERTDAQGRYTFQKVPPGYSYMVVAETPQASGKTAQFRTLVKVTDLGASAAIDPATTMVTSAVLEGLPGGDMGELNPARFQTLRTRVAGALRAGKLPDFSNPVQVRESLRQLVQQNQEILSTLSQMQQELRAVTQKMDALQAELAREASATPTTAIATPTGAIATPTSAPASPATPNATAAPKGSDTPAISSPLPSPSKNPGQSPVVVPKADDFLWERPPVTAAGVTYRTFNSATVGGKVSYHIYTPPTYQTETTRRFPVLYWLHGTGGGDAGLAPFTKIVDDAIKARKIPPMLVVYPNGLPRSQWVNSFDGARKVETMVIQDLIPEIDRQFRTKAERAGRVIEGFSMGGYGAGRLGFKYQQLFAGISMFAGGPLDLEFEGARADTDPEARAFLMTYVFGSMDYYVAVSPWRLAEANAASLKTFGPIRVVVGDADQSYQKNVAFHDLLTSLGIPHEYRMVPQASHEIPKLVAGLGDNHWAFYRKLFGAP